Proteins encoded in a region of the Magnetospirillum sp. genome:
- a CDS encoding GTP-binding protein encodes MSKAKFERNKPHCNIGTIGHVDHGKTSLTAAITKVLAETGGATFMA; translated from the coding sequence ATGTCGAAAGCTAAATTCGAGCGGAACAAGCCGCACTGCAACATCGGAACGATCGGCCATGTCGACCATGGCAAGACGTCGCTGACGGCTGCGATCACGAAGGTGCTGGCCGAAACGGGCGGCGCCACGTTCATGGC